One Peterkaempfera bronchialis DNA window includes the following coding sequences:
- a CDS encoding cation transporter: MTTISLGPSPARRDALTRRIRLLVAATITYNVVEAIVAITAGTAASSTALIGFGLDSVIEVSSAAAVAWQFSARDHALREAREKTTLRIIAFSFFALAAYVTADALRSLAGTGQAQTSVPGIALAALSLAVMPALSAAQRRVGRELGSASAVADSKQTLLCTYLSAVLLVGLILNATLGWSWADPIAALVISTIALKEGRDAWQGKGCCAPTTSPTPVAANQSADACGCQPGCDCCN; this comes from the coding sequence ATGACCACGATCTCCCTCGGCCCATCTCCGGCCCGACGCGACGCGCTGACCCGCCGAATCCGGCTGCTGGTCGCCGCCACGATCACCTACAACGTGGTCGAGGCGATCGTCGCCATCACCGCCGGCACCGCCGCCTCCTCCACCGCGCTGATCGGCTTCGGCCTGGACTCGGTCATCGAGGTGTCCTCCGCCGCCGCAGTCGCCTGGCAGTTCTCCGCCCGCGACCACGCCCTGCGCGAGGCCCGCGAGAAGACCACCCTGCGGATCATCGCCTTCTCCTTCTTCGCCCTCGCCGCCTACGTCACCGCCGACGCCCTGCGCTCCCTGGCCGGCACCGGCCAAGCCCAGACCTCCGTCCCGGGCATCGCGCTCGCGGCCCTGTCGCTGGCCGTCATGCCAGCCCTGTCCGCCGCCCAACGCCGCGTGGGACGCGAACTCGGCTCCGCCAGCGCCGTCGCCGACTCCAAGCAGACCCTGCTGTGCACCTACCTCTCCGCCGTCCTCCTGGTCGGCCTGATCCTCAACGCCACCCTCGGCTGGTCCTGGGCCGACCCCATCGCCGCCCTCGTCATCTCCACCATCGCCCTCAAGGAAGGCCGCGACGCCTGGCAAGGCAAGGGCTGCTGCGCACCCACCACCAGCCCCACCCCGGTGGCCGCCAACCAGAGCGCCGACGCCTGCGGGTGCCAACCCGGCTGCGACTGCTGCAACTGA
- a CDS encoding 2'-5' RNA ligase family protein encodes MPDLAYHPAAFPSNPPSDCDAPAAILTADRNAFDQLARTKVHWNRPGWSDETRIVYWLLTFDEDPALAKSAADIQSALAPLDYDLIDAVDLHLTLTRAGSRDQLTDSEIDTLASVAVGRLGPAFELTAHPLAGSAGAVRYSVTPWTPVVALHATLSALHHELGLPGGKSTERFRPHLGVAYSRGERAAQPVIDTVASLRALPPVDLTIAHVDLVELRREPGRYAWDLLHRVPLTQAEPTEG; translated from the coding sequence ATGCCTGATCTCGCCTACCACCCGGCCGCCTTCCCCTCGAACCCACCCTCGGACTGCGACGCCCCCGCCGCGATCCTCACTGCGGATCGGAATGCCTTCGACCAGCTCGCGCGGACAAAAGTTCACTGGAACCGTCCAGGCTGGTCCGACGAGACCCGTATCGTCTACTGGCTGCTGACGTTCGATGAGGACCCGGCGCTGGCGAAGTCCGCGGCCGACATCCAGAGCGCGCTCGCACCACTCGACTACGACCTGATCGACGCAGTGGATCTGCATCTCACCCTGACCCGCGCCGGTTCACGCGACCAGCTCACCGACTCCGAAATCGACACCCTCGCCAGCGTCGCTGTCGGTCGCCTCGGCCCAGCTTTCGAGCTGACCGCTCACCCCCTGGCCGGCTCTGCAGGGGCCGTCCGATACTCCGTCACACCCTGGACACCGGTCGTCGCCCTGCACGCGACGCTCAGCGCCCTCCACCACGAACTGGGCCTCCCCGGTGGCAAGTCCACCGAACGCTTCCGTCCCCACCTGGGCGTGGCCTACAGCCGAGGCGAGCGCGCGGCCCAGCCTGTGATCGACACTGTGGCCAGCCTCCGTGCCCTGCCCCCGGTCGACCTCACCATCGCTCACGTCGACTTGGTCGAGCTGAGGCGTGAACCCGGCCGGTACGCCTGGGACCTGCTGCACCGTGTGCCCTTGACGCAGGCTGAGCCGACGGAGGGCTGA
- a CDS encoding AMP-binding protein, with protein sequence MELGTTAQRESAAYRCFRAARDHLLGHRDDLEAARAFPRPEGKHFNWALDWFDVEAEDNHATGLRVVDLAADGTLLRETALTFAELREHSNRTAGWLRAQGVARGDRILLLLGNQVALWEVMLAAIKLGAVVIPASTLLTADDLADRVTRGQVRHVISESALTPGFAGQEGDWTRIAVGEPVHGWLDYAAAADHKAEFTPDGLTRAEDPLLLYFTSGTTSLPKLVQHSHRSYPVGHLSTMYWIGLRPGDVHLNVSSPGWAKHAWSNFFAPWNAGCEILIVNQPRFSAKPLLDALVRHKVTSFCAPPTVWRMLLLEDLAAWRPPLRELVGAGEPLNPEVVQRIEQAWGVPLRDGYGQTETTAQIGNTPGQPVKPGSMGRPLPGYDVVLVDVETGEEITAAGVDGELCLPLESSPLGLMVGYQDDPERQADSTAGGRYHTGDVAQRDIDGYYHFSARGDDVFKSSDYRVSPFELESVLIEHPSVAEAAVVPSPDPLRLSVPKAFIVLVPGSKPDAETARSILAWSKQRLAPYKRIRRIEFADLPKTISGKIRRVELRGLEGQAHANRGSAQAAHRREQEFWEEDFQGPGIQ encoded by the coding sequence ATGGAGTTGGGCACCACCGCTCAAAGGGAGTCTGCCGCATACCGGTGCTTCCGTGCCGCCCGGGATCACTTGCTCGGTCACCGCGACGACCTGGAGGCCGCCCGTGCCTTTCCCCGACCGGAGGGCAAGCACTTCAACTGGGCCCTGGACTGGTTTGATGTCGAGGCAGAGGACAACCACGCGACCGGGCTGCGCGTCGTCGACCTAGCTGCCGACGGCACTCTTCTACGCGAAACGGCACTGACCTTCGCCGAGCTGCGGGAACACTCGAATCGGACCGCCGGCTGGCTTCGGGCACAGGGCGTTGCCCGCGGCGACCGGATCCTGCTGTTGCTCGGCAACCAGGTGGCGCTGTGGGAGGTGATGCTTGCCGCGATCAAGCTGGGCGCGGTGGTGATCCCCGCCAGCACCCTGCTGACCGCCGACGACCTGGCAGATCGTGTCACCCGGGGTCAGGTGCGGCACGTGATCTCCGAGTCCGCGCTCACCCCCGGCTTCGCCGGACAGGAGGGCGACTGGACCCGGATCGCGGTCGGTGAACCGGTGCACGGCTGGCTGGACTACGCCGCAGCGGCAGACCACAAAGCCGAGTTCACCCCAGATGGCCTCACCCGGGCCGAGGATCCGCTACTCCTCTACTTCACCTCCGGCACGACCAGCCTGCCCAAGCTGGTGCAGCACAGCCACCGCTCCTACCCGGTCGGCCACCTGTCCACCATGTACTGGATCGGCCTACGGCCTGGTGACGTCCACCTCAACGTCTCTTCGCCCGGCTGGGCCAAGCACGCGTGGAGCAACTTCTTCGCCCCCTGGAACGCCGGCTGCGAGATCCTCATCGTCAATCAGCCTCGTTTTTCGGCCAAGCCGCTGCTGGATGCGCTTGTCCGACACAAAGTCACCTCCTTCTGCGCGCCGCCTACCGTATGGCGGATGCTGCTCCTGGAGGATCTGGCGGCCTGGCGCCCGCCCCTCCGCGAGTTGGTCGGAGCAGGCGAGCCGCTCAATCCGGAGGTCGTGCAGCGGATCGAGCAGGCTTGGGGCGTTCCCCTCCGCGACGGCTATGGACAGACCGAGACCACCGCACAAATCGGCAACACCCCTGGACAGCCAGTCAAGCCCGGGTCGATGGGACGTCCGCTCCCCGGGTACGACGTGGTCCTAGTGGACGTCGAGACCGGGGAGGAAATCACCGCGGCCGGAGTCGACGGAGAACTTTGCCTGCCGCTGGAGAGCAGCCCCCTCGGCCTCATGGTCGGCTATCAGGATGATCCGGAACGACAAGCTGACTCCACGGCCGGCGGCCGTTATCACACTGGCGACGTAGCCCAGCGCGACATCGACGGCTACTACCACTTCTCCGCTCGCGGAGATGACGTATTCAAGAGTAGTGATTACAGAGTGTCACCCTTTGAGCTGGAGAGCGTCCTGATCGAGCACCCCTCCGTTGCCGAGGCAGCGGTCGTCCCCTCGCCGGACCCTCTGCGTCTGTCTGTGCCCAAGGCATTCATCGTCCTGGTACCGGGCAGCAAGCCGGACGCCGAGACAGCCCGCTCCATCCTCGCCTGGTCGAAGCAGCGCCTGGCACCCTACAAGCGCATTCGCCGCATCGAGTTTGCCGACCTCCCCAAGACCATCTCCGGCAAGATCCGCCGCGTCGAGCTGCGCGGCCTAGAGGGGCAAGCGCACGCCAACCGCGGGTCAGCTCAGGCCGCCCATCGACGGGAGCAGGAGTTCTGGGAGGAGGACTTCCAGGGCCCTGGGATCCAGTAA
- a CDS encoding helix-turn-helix transcriptional regulator yields the protein MGAHERAELNFNRALTQAEVAALPAVVDLGVANRAFGLGRSTGYRRVKAGTYPCPVIHLPGGGYRVASAEI from the coding sequence GTGGGAGCACATGAGCGAGCCGAACTGAACTTCAACAGGGCTCTGACTCAGGCCGAGGTAGCGGCCCTGCCGGCCGTGGTCGACCTCGGCGTCGCCAACCGGGCGTTCGGGCTCGGCCGCAGTACCGGCTACCGGCGCGTGAAGGCAGGCACCTACCCCTGCCCCGTCATTCACCTTCCCGGCGGCGGCTACCGGGTCGCATCTGCTGAGATCTAG
- a CDS encoding helix-turn-helix domain-containing protein: MENLEWVQDLTRRVGTQVAAHRKRLGWTGAELVSACERLGYTKLSASAVSKIETGGRDGLTLAELLVLAEALDVPPVSLVFPLSGGDVHKSPIKAVTPWEAASWFTGEEPLKEPAPEGTPRGDLEDYRSHALTVQAAVQSDRLASDRRRLASRVEDPAQRELARENADAFEQIARKDCLALGRLRDDMRRRRLTPPLLPNEIAWVDDSDSGRSGR, from the coding sequence ATGGAGAATTTGGAGTGGGTGCAGGATCTGACACGCCGGGTGGGCACGCAGGTGGCCGCTCACCGCAAGCGGCTCGGCTGGACTGGGGCGGAGCTGGTCAGCGCCTGCGAGAGGCTGGGCTACACCAAGCTCTCGGCCTCGGCAGTATCGAAGATCGAGACCGGTGGCCGCGACGGACTGACACTGGCGGAGCTACTGGTACTCGCTGAGGCTCTCGACGTGCCCCCGGTCAGTCTCGTCTTCCCCCTCTCGGGCGGCGACGTGCACAAGTCGCCCATCAAGGCCGTGACGCCCTGGGAGGCCGCTTCGTGGTTCACCGGAGAGGAACCGCTGAAGGAACCTGCCCCCGAGGGCACCCCGCGCGGGGATCTGGAGGACTACCGCAGCCATGCCCTCACCGTCCAAGCTGCGGTGCAGAGCGACCGCTTGGCCAGCGACCGTCGGCGCCTGGCCTCACGGGTAGAGGACCCCGCGCAACGCGAGCTGGCGCGGGAGAACGCCGACGCCTTCGAGCAGATCGCCAGGAAGGACTGCTTGGCACTGGGGAGGCTGCGAGACGACATGCGCCGCCGCCGCCTCACGCCGCCACTCCTACCCAATGAAATCGCCTGGGTGGACGACTCGGACTCAGGCAGGAGCGGCCGGTGA
- a CDS encoding helix-turn-helix domain-containing protein, which translates to MPYPRRPLQPNRSAADWFGAEIRYWRELRGLTPKQLGDLVGLSADAVEKIEKGDRLLSAEHASKMDQELRTGGVLARFRPFAKAEADKRRIEADRRRIVSPPPRPRGKLGGMQPTGEATLEAHAFVASPPEGGWGDPQQVFSQVRALTGATVMGAAEILDSSIIALVESYEARGPQPLAPEARSLRALSHQLLADRGLGAKDRRDLLHLAGRVSALLAYMAVNAGAPLLTSQAYAVEAAALADEIGDTNLAVWVAGTRSLALYYAGSYAQADAIAAAGIARSPDSTQSIRLLVNGRARALGRLHKRYGAEKAIQQALDLAGQHELPSGLTSCIALDEPYSHARLLANAVTARLSLGDAGQVNQLASKIEGLVDSSDSAWSRALVRLDQATACLVGKSPDVDRAMELGRQALRAGEATPIRYVLQRAQELHQAAAPWSTHSAVRDYADALTTWRSSPVAGLLTT; encoded by the coding sequence GTGCCATATCCGAGACGACCGCTTCAACCCAACCGCTCGGCAGCGGACTGGTTCGGTGCCGAGATCAGGTACTGGCGCGAGCTGCGCGGCCTAACGCCGAAGCAACTGGGGGATTTAGTCGGTCTCAGTGCGGACGCGGTCGAGAAGATCGAGAAGGGCGACAGGCTGCTCTCAGCCGAGCACGCCAGCAAGATGGACCAGGAACTGCGCACTGGGGGTGTTCTGGCCCGGTTCCGGCCCTTCGCCAAGGCCGAAGCGGACAAGCGCCGAATCGAAGCGGACAGACGGCGAATCGTCAGCCCGCCTCCTCGCCCGCGCGGCAAGCTGGGCGGTATGCAGCCGACCGGGGAGGCGACCTTGGAGGCCCATGCCTTCGTTGCATCTCCGCCGGAGGGTGGCTGGGGTGATCCTCAGCAGGTCTTCTCCCAGGTACGTGCCCTGACGGGGGCAACCGTCATGGGTGCCGCAGAGATCCTGGACTCCTCGATCATCGCTCTGGTCGAGTCCTACGAGGCCCGCGGCCCCCAGCCGCTGGCTCCGGAAGCGCGGAGCCTCCGAGCGCTCTCCCACCAACTGCTGGCCGATCGCGGCCTCGGCGCCAAGGACCGGCGCGATCTTCTTCACCTGGCCGGGCGCGTCTCGGCGCTGCTCGCCTACATGGCCGTCAACGCGGGTGCTCCGCTGTTGACCAGCCAGGCGTATGCGGTCGAAGCTGCGGCGCTTGCCGACGAGATCGGCGACACGAACCTCGCGGTCTGGGTGGCTGGCACTCGGTCGCTCGCCCTGTACTACGCGGGCAGCTACGCGCAGGCGGACGCGATTGCGGCGGCCGGCATAGCACGCTCTCCGGACAGCACACAGAGCATCCGGCTCCTGGTCAACGGCCGGGCACGGGCACTCGGGCGGCTGCACAAACGATACGGCGCAGAGAAGGCGATACAGCAGGCCCTCGACCTCGCCGGGCAGCACGAACTCCCCAGCGGCCTGACGTCTTGTATCGCGCTCGACGAGCCGTACTCACACGCCCGGCTGCTGGCCAACGCCGTCACGGCTCGGCTCTCGCTCGGCGACGCCGGACAGGTGAATCAACTCGCCTCGAAGATCGAGGGCTTGGTGGACTCCTCCGACTCGGCCTGGAGCCGGGCGCTGGTCCGGCTCGATCAGGCGACCGCCTGCCTGGTCGGCAAGTCCCCCGACGTCGACCGGGCCATGGAGTTGGGCAGGCAGGCGCTTAGGGCAGGTGAGGCCACTCCGATCCGCTACGTGCTTCAACGCGCGCAAGAGCTTCACCAGGCTGCTGCCCCGTGGTCCACCCACTCAGCAGTACGCGACTACGCGGACGCTCTCACCACCTGGCGTTCCTCCCCTGTCGCCGGCTTGCTCACCACATGA
- a CDS encoding ArsR/SmtB family transcription factor — protein MLARFGRALADPTRCRILLALRDAPAYPAELADVLGVPRTRLSNHLACLRDCGLVVTVPDGRRTRYELADPRLGHALDDLRTAIVAVATDRTCTDAETQGCC, from the coding sequence ATGCTCGCGCGGTTCGGCCGCGCGCTCGCCGACCCGACCCGCTGCCGCATCCTGCTCGCCCTGCGCGATGCCCCCGCCTACCCCGCCGAACTCGCCGACGTCCTGGGCGTCCCGCGCACCCGGCTGTCGAACCACCTGGCCTGCCTGCGCGACTGCGGCCTGGTCGTCACGGTGCCGGACGGGCGCCGCACCCGCTACGAGCTCGCCGACCCCCGCCTCGGCCACGCCCTGGACGACCTTCGCACCGCCATCGTCGCGGTGGCCACCGACCGCACCTGCACCGACGCCGAAACGCAGGGCTGCTGCTGA
- a CDS encoding RES domain-containing protein, translated as MTSNPARFMGRNGPPGDLSQLPPRVLSAGTTLFRATDHNAGPWYYASQGTGRFDLPAPKGTCYSAFDHVTCVLEQLFPEVLDARGLPLEPALLSGVHVYEFLTPAQLILADLQTTAAATYGASRELSTTSDYLVSQDWAAGLSVNFSGLAYAPRCNPQPTAVGVAVFGPAGADATWAPVASTTGDDLGALLRSGGLPVAGPPSLDEMVLA; from the coding sequence GTGACCAGCAATCCGGCCCGGTTCATGGGGAGGAACGGTCCGCCCGGAGACCTGTCGCAGCTCCCCCCGCGTGTATTGTCCGCAGGCACAACCTTGTTCCGGGCCACTGATCACAACGCCGGCCCCTGGTACTACGCCTCGCAAGGCACGGGACGCTTTGATCTGCCTGCTCCCAAGGGCACGTGCTACAGCGCGTTCGATCACGTGACCTGTGTCCTGGAGCAATTGTTCCCCGAGGTTCTCGACGCCCGGGGCTTGCCGCTTGAGCCTGCCCTGCTGAGCGGTGTCCACGTCTATGAGTTCTTGACTCCAGCGCAGTTGATCCTGGCGGATCTGCAGACAACCGCCGCGGCCACCTACGGCGCATCTCGCGAGCTGTCGACGACATCGGACTACCTCGTCAGCCAAGACTGGGCGGCCGGGCTTTCCGTGAACTTCTCGGGCTTGGCCTATGCACCGAGGTGCAATCCCCAACCAACTGCGGTCGGAGTCGCGGTTTTCGGACCTGCCGGTGCCGACGCAACCTGGGCCCCGGTGGCCAGCACCACGGGTGACGATCTGGGTGCCTTGCTAAGAAGCGGTGGGTTGCCCGTGGCTGGACCACCCTCCCTGGACGAGATGGTGCTTGCCTAG